A DNA window from Halococcus salsus contains the following coding sequences:
- a CDS encoding M20 family metallo-hydrolase, translating to MRLDVDKERLVETMQAQAAIGATENGGLHRLTLSDEDRAVRDWLRDEMEDLNLDVRVDAAGNMFGRREGTADLPTVLVGSHMDSQPYGGIYDGQLGVVAALEFVRCLETEGIETDHPVEVVNWTNEEGSRYQPAMQGSGIWAGVHDLEEEYDQTDEDGHRFEDELERIGYKGDVPAEPTEEYEAYLELHIEQGPYLEEGGHDVGVVTGVVGFTWGAITFYGEADHTGPTPMEYRRDALVPAADVITQIRRIPGTLGERTVGSTGYIDASPNSINIIPGEVTFTWGFRDPSDEIVEEAYQRVLAEAEAAAEREGVEWEHEERMRAPSVEFADQCVEAVAGAADDAGYDSRYIFSGAGHDATHMTSLMDTGMVFAVSDDGKSHNEAEHTSWDDCHAAVTTTVNAAYDLATEEP from the coding sequence ATGCGACTCGATGTCGACAAGGAGCGGCTCGTCGAGACGATGCAAGCCCAGGCCGCGATCGGCGCGACCGAGAACGGCGGGCTCCACCGGCTGACGCTCTCGGACGAGGACCGGGCGGTCCGCGACTGGCTTCGCGACGAGATGGAGGACCTGAACCTCGACGTCCGGGTCGACGCGGCGGGCAACATGTTCGGCCGGCGCGAGGGGACCGCGGACCTCCCCACCGTCCTCGTGGGCTCGCACATGGACTCCCAGCCCTACGGCGGGATCTACGACGGCCAGCTGGGCGTGGTCGCCGCGCTCGAATTCGTTCGCTGTCTCGAAACCGAGGGTATCGAGACCGACCATCCCGTGGAGGTCGTCAACTGGACCAACGAGGAGGGCTCGCGCTACCAGCCCGCGATGCAGGGCAGCGGGATCTGGGCCGGCGTTCACGACCTCGAAGAAGAGTACGACCAGACCGACGAGGACGGGCACCGGTTCGAGGACGAACTCGAACGCATCGGCTACAAGGGCGACGTGCCGGCCGAGCCCACCGAGGAGTACGAGGCCTACCTCGAACTCCACATCGAGCAGGGGCCCTACCTGGAGGAGGGCGGCCACGACGTCGGCGTCGTCACCGGCGTGGTGGGGTTCACGTGGGGTGCGATCACCTTCTACGGCGAGGCCGACCACACGGGGCCGACGCCGATGGAGTACCGTCGGGACGCGCTGGTGCCGGCCGCCGACGTCATCACGCAGATCCGGCGGATCCCGGGGACCCTCGGCGAGCGCACGGTCGGCTCGACGGGCTACATCGACGCCAGCCCGAACTCGATCAACATCATCCCCGGCGAGGTCACCTTCACCTGGGGCTTCCGTGACCCCTCCGACGAGATCGTCGAGGAGGCCTACCAGCGCGTGCTGGCGGAGGCGGAGGCGGCCGCCGAGCGCGAGGGTGTCGAGTGGGAGCACGAGGAGCGGATGCGTGCGCCGTCGGTCGAGTTCGCCGACCAGTGCGTCGAGGCGGTCGCGGGGGCGGCCGACGACGCGGGCTACGACTCGCGGTACATCTTCAGCGGCGCGGGCCACGACGCGACCCACATGACGTCGCTGATGGACACCGGCATGGTGTTCGCGGTCAGCGACGACGGCAAGAGCCACAACGAGGCCGAACACACCAGTTGGGACGACTGCCACGCCGCCGTGACGACCACGGTCAACGCGGCCTACGACCTCGCGACGGAGGAACCATGA
- a CDS encoding LLM class flavin-dependent oxidoreductase, which yields MTTFDRVGIWNWERPDIAEELHYAQYAEEQGLDSVWQGESRLVRDAMTVMGAYTQVTDEIDIAPGVTNCYTRNVALMAQTFSTLDELSGGRMKLGIGAWWDPLASNVGIDRENPLRRMWEYCTVTKRLLDLENVTYEGDTLSVENIELDLVRSNADARDVPIYVGATGPTMHKLTGELVGLGVCGGVFMNYLIPPEHNELGVEKLEEGIEKQGGTLADIDRPQLIAVSMDEDYDAAVENARHLVTQYIGQQPHIRKACGIDPERGEEIKEELGSWPAKEADIERASRLVDDDVVTNVVAAGTPEDVVERVGEYCEAGCTEPVVYSLGDNVEEVIDVFAEHKAS from the coding sequence ATGACGACGTTCGACCGGGTCGGGATCTGGAACTGGGAGCGCCCGGACATCGCCGAGGAACTCCACTACGCACAGTACGCCGAAGAACAGGGATTGGATTCGGTCTGGCAGGGCGAATCCCGGCTCGTACGCGACGCGATGACCGTGATGGGGGCCTACACCCAGGTCACCGACGAGATCGACATCGCGCCGGGGGTGACGAACTGCTACACCCGAAACGTCGCGCTGATGGCCCAGACCTTCTCGACGCTCGACGAACTCTCCGGGGGACGAATGAAACTCGGGATCGGCGCGTGGTGGGACCCGCTCGCGAGCAACGTCGGGATCGACAGGGAAAATCCGCTCCGGCGGATGTGGGAGTACTGTACCGTCACGAAGCGACTGCTCGACCTCGAGAACGTGACCTACGAGGGCGACACGCTCTCGGTCGAGAACATCGAACTCGACCTCGTGCGCTCGAACGCCGACGCCCGCGACGTCCCGATCTACGTCGGCGCGACCGGCCCGACGATGCACAAACTGACTGGGGAGCTCGTCGGTCTCGGGGTCTGCGGCGGGGTGTTCATGAACTACCTCATCCCCCCGGAGCACAACGAACTCGGGGTCGAGAAGCTCGAAGAGGGGATCGAAAAACAGGGCGGCACGCTCGCGGACATCGACCGACCACAGCTCATCGCCGTCTCGATGGACGAGGACTACGATGCCGCCGTCGAGAACGCCCGCCACCTCGTGACCCAGTACATCGGCCAGCAGCCCCACATCCGGAAGGCCTGCGGCATCGACCCCGAACGCGGCGAGGAGATCAAAGAAGAACTCGGAAGCTGGCCGGCGAAGGAGGCGGACATCGAACGCGCGTCCCGACTCGTCGACGACGACGTCGTGACGAACGTCGTGGCGGCCGGGACACCCGAGGACGTGGTCGAACGCGTCGGGGAGTACTGCGAGGCGGGCTGTACCGAGCCGGTGGTCTACTCGCTCGGTGACAACGTCGAGGAAGTCATCGACGTCTTCGCCGAGCACAAAGCGTCGTAG
- a CDS encoding dihydroorotase codes for MVVDRCITGGTVVTAEGRTETGIAIDEGRIVAIGDPENLPEAAETVDATGQLVMPGAVDVHVHVDDMFSVDSYETATSAAAAGGTTTYIDFAWQAWAGDLSIWDEPGTLLDGVERKREKGADALIDYGLHGAITREDPAVFDELADVIDAGVSSFKMFTTYEHGLSNGFMHRAMAHIADEGAVGVFHTEDDSLVDHLNAQFKAEGKGDPEWYPKSRPDYVEAMAADDAVRMALETGLQYYGIHTSCRAAADVIDSYQVDGSQIRTETCTHYCTLDDSIFAELGNLPMIAPPIRKPDDIEAMFEYIKSGTIGVVSTDHCGYRLDQKEVEHWWDSAFGANALQVSLPVFYDEAVNRRGLDPELVVEVMATNPARTFGLTQKGTLEPGTDADIVLLDPEETYAIDPANNHSVSEFSIYEGREVQARVKKTFVRGELVADDGEIVGEPGHGEFVAREVPDWGPAGHTRTAE; via the coding sequence ATGGTTGTAGACCGCTGCATCACCGGCGGAACGGTCGTCACTGCCGAGGGGCGCACCGAGACTGGCATCGCCATCGACGAGGGTCGCATCGTCGCCATCGGGGACCCCGAGAACCTGCCCGAGGCGGCCGAAACCGTCGACGCGACCGGCCAGTTGGTCATGCCCGGCGCGGTCGACGTCCACGTCCACGTCGACGACATGTTTTCGGTGGACAGCTACGAGACGGCGACGAGCGCGGCCGCCGCCGGCGGGACGACCACTTACATCGACTTCGCCTGGCAGGCCTGGGCCGGCGACCTCAGCATCTGGGACGAGCCGGGGACGCTCCTCGACGGCGTCGAACGCAAGCGGGAGAAGGGCGCGGACGCGCTGATCGACTACGGCCTCCACGGCGCGATCACGCGCGAGGACCCCGCCGTCTTCGACGAGCTCGCCGACGTGATCGACGCCGGCGTCTCGTCGTTCAAGATGTTCACCACCTACGAACACGGCCTCTCGAACGGCTTCATGCACCGGGCGATGGCGCACATCGCGGACGAGGGCGCGGTCGGCGTCTTCCACACCGAGGACGACTCGCTCGTCGACCACCTCAACGCGCAGTTCAAGGCGGAGGGCAAGGGCGACCCCGAGTGGTATCCGAAGTCGCGGCCCGACTACGTCGAGGCGATGGCGGCCGACGACGCGGTCCGGATGGCGCTCGAAACGGGATTGCAGTACTACGGGATCCACACCTCCTGTCGCGCGGCCGCCGACGTGATCGACTCGTACCAGGTGGACGGCAGCCAGATCCGCACCGAGACCTGCACCCACTACTGCACGCTCGACGACAGCATCTTCGCGGAGCTGGGCAACCTCCCGATGATCGCCCCGCCGATCCGGAAACCCGACGACATCGAAGCGATGTTCGAGTACATCAAATCCGGTACTATCGGCGTCGTCTCGACCGACCACTGTGGCTATCGCCTCGACCAGAAGGAGGTCGAGCACTGGTGGGACAGCGCCTTCGGCGCGAACGCGCTCCAGGTCAGTTTGCCGGTCTTCTACGACGAGGCCGTCAATCGCCGCGGGCTCGACCCGGAACTCGTCGTCGAGGTGATGGCTACCAACCCCGCCCGAACGTTCGGCCTCACCCAAAAAGGGACCCTCGAACCCGGTACCGACGCCGACATCGTCCTCCTCGACCCCGAAGAGACCTACGCGATCGACCCGGCGAACAACCACTCGGTCTCGGAGTTCTCGATCTACGAGGGGCGCGAGGTCCAGGCCCGCGTGAAGAAGACCTTCGTCAGGGGCGAGCTCGTGGCCGACGACGGCGAAATAGTCGGTGAACCGGGCCACGGCGAGTTCGTCGCGCGCGAGGTCCCCGATTGGGGCCCGGCGGGCCACACTCGGACTGCGGAGTAG
- a CDS encoding helix-turn-helix domain-containing protein has product MAHLEDVSADDLREILAEVEGKRATQRVMVGLNYKEGLSQRRLARMYGRTEKTIYNWLRRLDRLADEPVEEVVYDAPRPGRPPKLDDEQRDRLEDALNRPPTDFGYDRSTWTPALAREYIAETFGVEYELRRVRELMSEAGLSYRTVRTGGAASAPTETDTEPGKKRWTN; this is encoded by the coding sequence ATGGCACACCTCGAAGACGTCTCGGCGGACGACCTCCGGGAGATCCTCGCGGAGGTGGAGGGAAAACGGGCCACACAGCGTGTGATGGTCGGGCTCAACTACAAGGAGGGGCTCTCACAGCGACGGCTGGCGCGGATGTACGGTCGAACCGAGAAGACGATCTACAACTGGCTCCGTCGGCTCGACCGGCTCGCGGACGAACCCGTCGAGGAAGTGGTGTACGACGCGCCGCGACCGGGTCGCCCGCCGAAACTCGACGACGAACAGCGCGACCGACTCGAAGACGCCCTCAATCGACCGCCGACCGACTTCGGCTACGACCGCTCGACGTGGACGCCGGCGCTCGCGCGCGAGTACATCGCCGAGACGTTCGGCGTCGAGTACGAACTCCGTCGCGTCCGGGAACTCATGAGCGAAGCGGGGCTCTCCTACAGGACGGTCCGGACGGGGGGCGCGGCTTCCGCTCCGACGGAAACCGACACCGAGCCCGGGAAGAAACGCTGGACGAACTGA
- a CDS encoding mandelate racemase/muconate lactonizing enzyme family protein gives MVDYTQLSDPNAEYTMRDLSGDSMGIQDDASIRDAEITDVQTAMVDGNYPWVLVRVYTDAGVVGTGEAYWGGGETAVIERMRPFLVGENPLDIDRLYEHLIQKMSGEGSIAGKAISSISGIEIALHDLAGKLLGVPAYQLLGGKYRDEVRVYCDCHAGNEAEPASNAEEAERVVDELGYDAIKFDLDVPSGDEKDRANRHLSPRDIEHKEAIVREVLDRVGDRAEVAFDCHWSYTADGAKRLSYALEEYPIWWLEDPIPPENHDVQRTVTQATTTPVATGENVYRTHGSRHLVENEAVDILTPDIPRVGGMREGMKIANMADDYYIPLAMHNVSSPIGTMASAQVGAAIPNMLAVEYHSYQLGWWDDLVEETVLGTGRLPIPDEPGLGLTLDLDTVGEHLVAGETLFDEA, from the coding sequence ATGGTAGACTACACACAGCTCAGCGACCCGAACGCTGAGTACACGATGCGGGACCTCTCGGGCGATTCGATGGGGATCCAGGACGACGCGTCGATCCGTGACGCCGAGATCACCGACGTCCAGACCGCGATGGTCGACGGCAACTATCCGTGGGTGCTCGTCCGGGTCTACACCGACGCCGGCGTCGTCGGCACCGGCGAGGCCTACTGGGGCGGGGGCGAGACCGCCGTCATCGAGCGAATGCGACCGTTCCTGGTTGGCGAGAACCCCCTCGACATCGACCGGCTCTACGAACACCTGATCCAGAAGATGTCGGGTGAGGGCTCGATCGCGGGCAAAGCCATCTCCTCGATATCGGGCATCGAGATCGCGCTTCACGACCTCGCGGGCAAGCTCCTCGGTGTCCCGGCCTACCAACTTCTCGGAGGAAAGTACCGCGACGAAGTCCGGGTCTACTGTGACTGTCACGCCGGTAACGAGGCCGAACCCGCCTCGAACGCCGAGGAGGCCGAACGCGTCGTCGACGAACTAGGCTACGACGCCATCAAGTTCGACCTCGACGTGCCCTCGGGCGACGAGAAGGACAGAGCAAATCGTCACCTCTCGCCGCGGGACATCGAACACAAGGAAGCGATCGTGCGCGAGGTGCTCGACCGGGTCGGCGACCGCGCCGAGGTGGCCTTCGACTGCCACTGGTCGTACACCGCCGACGGGGCCAAACGCCTCTCCTACGCGCTCGAGGAGTACCCGATCTGGTGGCTCGAGGACCCGATCCCCCCCGAGAACCACGACGTCCAGCGGACGGTCACCCAGGCGACGACCACGCCGGTCGCGACGGGCGAGAACGTCTACCGGACCCACGGGAGCCGTCACCTGGTCGAGAACGAAGCGGTCGACATCCTCACGCCCGACATCCCGCGAGTGGGCGGGATGCGCGAGGGGATGAAGATCGCGAACATGGCGGACGACTACTACATCCCGCTCGCGATGCACAACGTCTCCTCGCCGATCGGCACGATGGCGAGCGCACAGGTCGGGGCGGCGATCCCGAACATGCTGGCGGTCGAGTACCACTCCTACCAGCTCGGCTGGTGGGACGACCTGGTCGAGGAGACGGTGCTCGGAACGGGTCGGCTCCCGATCCCCGACGAGCCTGGTCTCGGGCTCACGCTCGACCTCGACACCGTCGGCGAGCACCTCGTCGCCGGCGAGACCCTCTTCGACGAGGCCTGA
- a CDS encoding mandelate racemase/muconate lactonizing enzyme family protein — MSDLEITDFETYLVANPWKPWVFVEVETNEGVTGLAEATTHDKPRTVAAAIDEMSNFFIGRDPFDTEALWLEMYRDEWFSKGVINTTVCSAIDMACWDIKGKVLDKPVYELLGGAVHGTELRTYANGWYQDTGHTPEGFAKQAQKVVDDGYDAMKFDPFGTAWQSMSRKEQNNSVNIVGAIRDQVGPDVDLMIECHGRFSAGQAVEIAREMAEFEPTWFEEPCPPDSINSLAEVARKSPIPVSTGERHMTKHDFYELVTRTDVDLFQPDLMNTGGITEGKKIAGLAEADHVDLAPHNPQGPVAGAIYGHFCTSIPNFRIQEMFQTYDVDWVDDLMNKPLVVEDGYMQIPEGPGFGIELDHDVVEEHEYTEDKVHTIDLWESGWEERADEKR, encoded by the coding sequence ATGTCGGATTTGGAAATCACGGATTTCGAGACGTACCTCGTCGCGAATCCCTGGAAACCCTGGGTGTTCGTCGAAGTCGAGACCAACGAGGGTGTCACCGGGCTGGCCGAGGCGACGACCCACGACAAGCCGCGAACCGTCGCCGCGGCCATCGACGAGATGTCGAACTTCTTCATCGGGCGTGACCCCTTCGACACGGAAGCGCTCTGGCTGGAGATGTACCGCGACGAGTGGTTCTCGAAGGGCGTCATCAACACCACCGTCTGCTCGGCGATCGACATGGCCTGCTGGGACATCAAGGGGAAAGTCCTCGACAAGCCCGTCTACGAGCTTCTCGGTGGGGCCGTCCACGGAACGGAGCTTCGGACCTACGCGAACGGCTGGTATCAGGACACGGGCCACACGCCCGAGGGCTTCGCGAAACAGGCCCAGAAGGTCGTCGACGACGGCTACGACGCGATGAAGTTCGATCCCTTCGGGACCGCGTGGCAGTCGATGTCCCGGAAGGAGCAGAACAATTCGGTGAACATCGTCGGCGCGATCCGCGACCAGGTCGGCCCGGACGTCGACCTCATGATCGAGTGTCACGGCCGCTTCTCGGCCGGACAGGCCGTCGAGATCGCCCGCGAGATGGCCGAGTTCGAGCCCACTTGGTTCGAGGAGCCCTGCCCCCCGGACTCGATCAACAGCCTCGCGGAGGTCGCGCGGAAGTCGCCGATCCCCGTCTCGACGGGCGAACGCCACATGACGAAACACGACTTCTACGAACTCGTCACGCGAACCGACGTGGACCTCTTCCAACCCGACCTGATGAATACAGGAGGGATCACCGAGGGCAAGAAGATCGCCGGCCTCGCCGAGGCCGACCACGTCGACCTCGCGCCGCACAACCCGCAGGGGCCTGTGGCGGGCGCTATCTACGGCCACTTCTGTACCTCGATCCCGAACTTCCGGATCCAGGAGATGTTCCAGACCTACGACGTCGACTGGGTCGACGACCTCATGAACAAACCCCTGGTCGTCGAGGACGGCTACATGCAGATCCCGGAGGGCCCCGGCTTCGGTATCGAACTCGACCACGACGTCGTCGAGGAGCACGAGTACACCGAGGACAAGGTCCACACCATCGACCTCTGGGAGAGCGGCTGGGAAGAGCGCGCCGACGAGAAGCGGTAG
- the gfo6 gene encoding D-xylose 1-dehydrogenase Gfo6, with product MSLTDWLDDYEERDWQTATDGTVRYALVGLGWWATDVAMPAIADSEFGETTVLVSSSNEKAERVAEENDVSRGITYDEFTEGEASEEYDAVYVCTPNAHHLEYVEAAAELDKGIICEKPMEASVERAERMVEACEREDAPLMIAYRMQTDPAIRRGRDLIEAGFVGDPVSVYGHNSQPLLEMIPDTDQWRLTPDLTGYGTSVMDLGIYSINTARYLLDRDPVAVQSMLATEHDAFEGLDDERAAFMLDFDGVEMVSTATQNAHNDSQLVVTGTEGQIEFRPAFHGECRLRIARDGRSVDFDREEFGAVEEMREEFDYFADRLLTDAPVDPDGEHGLVDLQVVEAIHEATETGGTVDVGR from the coding sequence ATGTCACTCACAGACTGGCTCGACGACTACGAGGAGCGGGACTGGCAGACGGCGACCGACGGAACGGTTCGCTACGCGCTGGTCGGGCTCGGCTGGTGGGCCACCGACGTCGCGATGCCCGCGATCGCCGACTCCGAGTTCGGCGAGACCACAGTGTTAGTCAGCAGTTCGAACGAGAAGGCCGAGCGGGTCGCCGAGGAGAACGACGTCTCCCGGGGGATAACCTACGACGAGTTCACCGAGGGCGAGGCGAGCGAGGAGTACGACGCGGTCTACGTCTGCACCCCGAACGCCCACCACCTGGAGTACGTCGAGGCGGCCGCCGAGCTCGACAAGGGCATCATCTGCGAGAAGCCGATGGAGGCCAGCGTCGAGCGCGCCGAGCGGATGGTCGAGGCCTGCGAGCGTGAGGACGCCCCGCTGATGATCGCCTACCGGATGCAGACCGACCCCGCGATCCGGCGCGGGCGCGACCTCATCGAGGCGGGCTTCGTCGGCGACCCCGTCTCGGTCTACGGCCACAACTCCCAGCCGCTCCTCGAGATGATCCCCGACACCGACCAGTGGCGGCTCACCCCCGACCTGACCGGGTACGGGACGAGCGTGATGGATCTCGGGATCTACTCGATCAACACCGCACGCTACCTCCTCGACCGCGACCCCGTCGCGGTGCAGTCGATGCTCGCGACCGAGCACGACGCCTTCGAGGGGCTCGACGACGAGCGCGCCGCGTTCATGCTCGACTTCGACGGCGTCGAGATGGTCTCGACCGCCACCCAGAACGCGCACAACGACTCCCAGCTGGTGGTCACCGGCACCGAGGGCCAGATCGAGTTCCGGCCCGCCTTCCACGGCGAGTGTCGTCTCCGTATCGCCCGCGACGGCCGCTCGGTGGACTTCGACCGCGAGGAGTTCGGGGCCGTCGAGGAGATGCGCGAGGAGTTCGACTACTTCGCCGACCGGCTCCTCACCGACGCGCCGGTCGACCCCGACGGCGAGCACGGTCTGGTCGACCTCCAGGTCGTCGAGGCCATCCACGAGGCCACCGAAACAGGTGGAACGGTCGACGTCGGGCGATAA
- a CDS encoding HpcH/HpaI aldolase family protein: MLTNSIRDRLRDGEVAVGTFQLLDSAMVSEMVGVAGMDFVVYDQEHGPLTAETTLDLSAAAQNAGVAPLVRVRANEEAEIQRALDLGAAGVQVPQVETRADAEAAVEAARFDPLGSRGLSQYVRAGEYVGSDTYTEDQNERTLLVVQVEGERGVENIDEILAVEGIDVVFLGPYDLSQSLGIPGEVTDDRVVELMNHVCERAAEADVVVGAFADTPEIANRWIEAGVQYVTLGVEVGLFTDHLADVTDAVDRETE; encoded by the coding sequence ATGCTAACGAACTCGATCCGCGACCGGCTTCGGGACGGCGAGGTGGCCGTCGGGACCTTCCAGCTCCTCGACTCCGCGATGGTCTCCGAGATGGTGGGCGTCGCCGGGATGGACTTCGTGGTCTACGACCAGGAACACGGCCCGCTGACCGCCGAGACCACGCTCGACCTCTCGGCCGCGGCCCAGAACGCGGGCGTCGCCCCGCTCGTGCGGGTCCGCGCCAACGAGGAGGCCGAGATCCAGCGCGCGCTCGACCTCGGTGCCGCGGGCGTCCAAGTCCCCCAGGTCGAGACCCGTGCCGACGCCGAGGCGGCGGTCGAGGCCGCCCGGTTCGACCCGCTCGGCAGTCGCGGGCTCTCCCAGTACGTCCGCGCTGGCGAGTACGTCGGGAGCGACACCTACACCGAGGACCAGAACGAACGGACCCTGCTCGTCGTCCAGGTCGAGGGCGAGCGCGGCGTCGAGAACATCGACGAGATCCTCGCGGTCGAGGGGATCGACGTGGTCTTCCTGGGTCCGTACGACCTCTCGCAGTCGCTGGGGATCCCCGGGGAAGTCACCGACGATCGGGTCGTCGAGCTGATGAACCACGTCTGCGAGCGGGCCGCCGAGGCCGACGTCGTCGTCGGCGCGTTCGCCGACACCCCCGAGATCGCGAACCGCTGGATCGAGGCCGGCGTGCAGTACGTCACCCTCGGCGTCGAGGTCGGGCTCTTTACCGACCACCTCGCGGACGTCACCGACGCGGTCGACCGGGAGACCGAGTAA
- the rdfA gene encoding rod-determining factor RdfA, which translates to MQQSSTASRAESDERTCKIDRIAVEYDLGDIAEELGELWTREEERYSLRRLATHFNRRLLRAAMERNGMDVLEGEAENTYRLLTDDDVSVGTRTQARNRLRKQGVDIEAVESAFVSYQTVNRHLKGCLDVERPAEPDEDDIEKATQRIAALRNRTVVVTENTLSQLRSADEITLGDADVFVDVTVTCADCGTHTTARELIADGGCDCE; encoded by the coding sequence ATGCAGCAATCGAGCACGGCGTCGAGAGCCGAGAGCGACGAGCGGACGTGCAAGATCGACCGGATCGCGGTCGAGTACGACCTCGGCGACATCGCCGAGGAGCTCGGGGAGCTCTGGACGCGCGAGGAGGAACGGTACAGCCTCCGACGGCTTGCGACCCACTTCAATCGCCGCCTGCTCCGGGCCGCGATGGAGCGAAACGGGATGGACGTCCTCGAGGGCGAAGCCGAGAACACCTACCGGCTCCTCACCGACGACGACGTGAGCGTCGGGACCCGAACCCAGGCCCGCAATCGCCTCCGGAAACAGGGGGTCGACATCGAGGCGGTCGAATCCGCGTTCGTCTCCTACCAGACCGTGAACCGTCACCTGAAGGGCTGTCTCGACGTCGAGCGCCCGGCGGAGCCGGACGAGGACGACATCGAGAAGGCGACACAGCGCATCGCCGCCCTCCGCAACCGAACCGTCGTGGTCACCGAGAACACCCTCTCGCAGCTCCGTTCGGCCGACGAGATCACCCTCGGCGACGCCGACGTCTTCGTGGACGTCACCGTCACCTGCGCGGACTGTGGGACCCACACCACCGCCCGGGAACTCATCGCCGACGGCGGCTGCGACTGCGAGTGA
- a CDS encoding winged helix-turn-helix domain-containing protein, with product MAHLENVTADELRGLLDEVEGKRPTQRLMLALNYKEESVTQPTLAARYGVSEGTVHNWLARLDRLETEPPAEVLYDQKRGPKPGQSRALSPDQLDRLAAALHDAPTAVGYDATAWTTTLAQRYIAETFDVEYCRRHVRRLMSEAGLSCTTTRTRSVAAGTETDGRRDRVWSATRS from the coding sequence ATGGCCCATCTCGAAAACGTGACCGCCGACGAACTCCGTGGTCTGCTGGACGAGGTCGAGGGCAAACGACCGACACAGCGCCTGATGCTCGCGCTCAACTACAAGGAGGAGTCGGTCACCCAGCCGACGTTGGCGGCGCGCTACGGCGTCTCGGAGGGGACCGTCCACAACTGGCTCGCCCGGCTCGACCGACTCGAAACCGAACCACCTGCGGAGGTGCTCTACGACCAGAAACGCGGCCCCAAACCCGGACAGTCACGGGCGCTCTCGCCCGACCAGTTGGACCGACTCGCGGCGGCGCTCCACGACGCGCCGACGGCGGTCGGCTACGACGCGACGGCGTGGACGACGACCCTCGCCCAGCGCTACATCGCGGAGACCTTCGACGTGGAGTACTGCCGACGACACGTTCGTCGGTTGATGTCGGAGGCCGGCTTGTCGTGTACCACGACCCGAACGAGGTCGGTGGCGGCCGGTACCGAAACCGACGGTCGTCGGGACCGGGTCTGGAGCGCGACGCGGTCGTAA